From the genome of Miscanthus floridulus cultivar M001 chromosome 10, ASM1932011v1, whole genome shotgun sequence, one region includes:
- the LOC136488774 gene encoding proline-rich receptor-like protein kinase PERK2, with the protein MRNRLHPRLPSCDSPRRRTLAPAPTPCPALAQTPPNTRCRDNSRCVGPPLSCNPRLPSARESRNHRPLRPAGSHGPPRCVRLPIPIPAPLSPSLLHPPPTTPPEHHDTSPTGRRNAATESPPPASPERTTAATSVPSRVPAHASPPARQIQVLPSPHPQVARRP; encoded by the coding sequence ATGCGCAATCGTCTTCACCCGCGCCTGCCTTCCTGCGATAGCCCACGCCGCCGCACCCTCGCGCCTGCACCGACACCTTGCCCTGCCCTTGCTCAAACACCGCCGAACACCCGTTGCCGCGACAATAGTCGATGCGTCGGTCCGCCCCTCTCCTGCAATCCACGCCTCCCGTCCGCGCGCGAAAGCCGCAATCACCGCCCCCTGCGACCCGCTGGATCCCACGGGCCGCCGCGGTGCGTGAggctccccatccccatccccgcacCACTGTCGCCCTCGCTCCTGCACCCGCCGCCCACGACCCCGCCGGAGCACCATGACACCTCGCCCACCGGCCGCCGCAACGCCGCCACCGAGTCGCCTCCGCCCGCATCACCCGAGCGCACCACTGCAGCAACATCGGTGCCGTCGCGGGTGCCGGCGCACGCGAGCCCTCCAGCGCGACAGATCCAGGTACTGCCGTCTCCGCATCCTCAGGTCGCCCGTAGGCCCTAG